The following DNA comes from Nilaparvata lugens isolate BPH unplaced genomic scaffold, ASM1435652v1 scaffold4107, whole genome shotgun sequence.
TGAAACTGTTAATTTGGTAAACAGATACAGGAATTTGGAGGTTAGCCTATTTATATTTAGCATATTTTCCTAGTTTTATCCCAACCTAGCAAATAATAACAGTTTAGCTTGTTAGAACGACAACTTGGTAAGTACCGGTAAACCTAATGATAAatctataatgtaataatggaaagaatcggcttgtacacgtaggggataggatatttttcaatgacgCATCATCCCCAGGAGACGTCTCCACCGTTCAGCTGCTTTTGTGATAATgcatattataatttgaatgaatttatgattgattatttaaatttttattgaaagtggTCACTGTTTTATTTGCCATTCGAATAGTTGTTCTGTAATTATGTGTATtgaatacaatgaatgaaacagAAGGTATTGGAGGTATCTCCAATAGGTCGAGTTTgtgaagttttcagttagtccctagcaaagcacgggttacctgctgttggtaatattttgtttttttatttgacCACTCTACAGTAAGATtgtacacaataataatatcgtggGTCTGTTTTTGCAGTTGCTTGGTATGGATTGTAAGACACAGAAGAAGACGCATTTAGATGTTTTTGGATCTTGAATCTTGATGCTCACAGAAAAGCAAGTCAACCAGACAGGTGAGTCACACAACATTAGTATACTTTTACTCAAGTAGGCCTATACTTACTTAGTTACTTACAACTTAATAGTTGCTACAATACTCTTTTCTGGCTATCAAGTTTGTCAGTGGCTCAATTCAGGGCAGTATTCCAccaccaattcaattcaatactagcagataacccgtgcacCGCAATGGgctaattaaaaatttaacagacttaAAACTTGACCTACCTTAATCTTGGAGAATAAGCTAATAGGCTAATATTCTTTTATATTAAAAGAATTAATATAACCATCCAcggtgaataattaataatctatatgcaaattgtcaagttaatcagtccagtagttgaggcGTAATGCTTGATACTTGTAGATATCCCACTAGTAGCGCGACAGCGCCGTGGTCGTCCCTGCGGAACACACCGTCATCATAGAATTCGTGCAGGCTATAGTAAGGCTTTTGTTGTAAGTGTCTCTTCTGGAGGTCCTTGAAGGTGCCTAtgcttttgatattttttatttcttcttctgggAGATGGTTGTAAATCCTGCTGCATCTGGTTGTAAATCTGGGCCCCTCTTGCGCCAGTCCAgttctcactgtcagtatatgGGTGTCATTATGTCGTCTTGTGTTGTATCCATGTATATGTTGGTTCCGTTGGAAATAATCCGGTCTTCTTTCAACCATCAGAGCTGATTCAAAGACAAGGGAGTGTTAGTATTCCAGtctcaaaaaataaagttttgcAATGTGCCAGGTAGTTCtcattgtttataattctaACGATCCTTTTCTGTAGGTGAAGAAGCATGATTTTTTCAAGTATGCATTGTGATGATCTATGAATTTCTATTATGCATTATTCATTAtctcatttctattttcatatgATGCGTCTGATAATTGGTGAACTgtgattccattcattcatctgtgaatttcttattttttcatctaattTATCTATGTTCTATTACAGGctctgaaaattgatgaaatggaaCAAATTATTTGGACAAGACACTAGAAAAATTCTACTCGGTCGGTTTTGAAATCATACCTCAAGAAACTTGCGGGATCTTCGTCTGCACtgcactagcatttcaggtaaCTATCCGAATAGCCTActattttgtattcatttcagtgacaaatattcatttgtaccgtaaatgaataaatgaatatcacaACTGAAATAGAGAGCAAACCTTTGTTtaggaggaaattaaaagactcGAATAGTGCTTTTACAGTGCTACAGAACTTTTCGAATCAAGACAAGTTGAACTCATGATTGCTGTGTTCAGAAATAAAAGTATTAATTCAACATCATATCTATGCTACTTTATTGTATATAACAATTGTAAATATATGATTGTTATGGTGACTTACTCAGTTATGTACATGCAGAAATTAagcatatttttaataacacagTGTTATGATGTGGCAATTTAATATCTGGGTAGAATGGATCCCTGcaagccattttttaaaaatatacagCAATTTGACTCTTCACTGTTTATTAATGCTGCAGGCTCTTACTTTTCAAAGATATCTTGAATATATTAGATCTAATAAGCGATCTACATGAGCACTTTACTAGAGAGTGTATTCAAGTTGATACCGGTCAGGCTTTTTATtttagggagcttcctccatctagggatctagggtctctaaagcctgatgtttttgcataTATGTCCTgcatatatagtatatagataAACGTGACGTGTGGTTAATGTGGTAATTTGTTGTTTGCAGGGTTTGTTGGAGGCGAACGACATCCACAACAATGGGATAGCGGGGTTCGGGCGCCAACCCGACAGTGACAGTGGTGCACTGCGAGATCCACCACGGACAGACGGGTGGCTTGTACGGGCTCGGCCAGTTCATCGACAACCGCATCCATTCCCACAGCAACCCCACCGCAACGAGATCTACAACGGCCATCAGGGTGGCGTCTTCATCTTGGGCGAAGGCCGCGGCTTGATCGAGCATAACAATATCTATGGTGAGTGAATTGCAAACATCACTATGTTATGCCTAGTCCTCAGTCGCTGGCCCGCGTTGGTCTTGCCATCTACACTGCAATGTGGCCAGTGCCCAATCAAGGCCAGCGTCAAACAATACATGCAcaatggaaactcggctagaaTCGTGACgtcaaaatccgccatcttgaaagaaagccAATCTAGCCAGTGCCGCCCAGAGTGGCAATGATTTAGCCAGTTCTTCTGTCCTATTACATCAGCTGTTCAACTTTGTCGCCTTGACAAAATGTAGCTTGTATCAGAATTTATAAGagtttttccaatcacttgataaatcaaaattattcattatatcacaaatattttattcgatAATTTATTAGATACTCATTTACACAGAAAAATCAGCAAAACAAACGACAAAACAGGCATTGGTTGActagtgtggatgggtggtttggccttcattggcctaCGGTGGGGGCTGGCCTCCGCTCGAGAAAAATTGGAGCGAtggccaatgaaggccagcgctggcaaactACCCATCGACACACTGGCGGTGGTcatcattgggccaacatgtggctGCGGCATAAGGACCCTTATTACTGCCTTGGCGGCTCCACCGGTTTATTACCGCGTGTCAGCGCGTTCTACTGACTGCTACAAGTCACCACCAGGTTTCTAGTGGTCGGTGATATCTGTATTCGCCTCACTTGTTTGTGCTGTCCACGTTGGCAGCAGATGATGTCGAATCGATGACATGAATCATTTTGTAGTGGGATAGCACTAGGTGAACTAGAGACTCGACTGCACTGGATATAGAGTGCTGTCTTTGAGTCTTTCAACCCGGCTCACCCTGAGGGTTGAAGGTTGGGGCCGGCAACGATAAGATAGCCTTGGATGCAGTAGCTAGATTTTAGGAGTTGATAAGTGACGTCGTTCGGCCCCTCGAAATAAACTCCTAATAGCCTCTCTTATTTGGAAAGTCCAGAAAGTTGGTTATGTATTATAATTTAaaccatttattcattaatgcTCATGTTTTCCTAGTTTTATCCCAACCTAGCAAATAATAACAGTTTAGTTTGTTGAAacatcaacttgataaatagcCTACTTCTAatgataaatctataatataataaaggaaggaatcggcttatacatgttggggataggaaatacacaaacgacgcatcatcacgtctcaactactcaactgattaacttgaaatgttgcttatagattctttatttactgaggatggttataggcctttttTAAATCgttcaagatctcagtaggtAGATTTTGTAAAGTTTTCAGTTGCCAGGGTTCACGGGTTACACCTGCTAATGGACAATTATTTGCTCTTTAAATATGAGTGCTCTACAGTAAGATTGTAAACTTTAATTATATGTGTCTGTTTTTGCAGTGACTCAATGTGGATTGTGAAGACACAGAAGGGGACGCATttggatcttgaatcatgaatgTTGAATCTTGATGCTCACAGAAAAGGAAGTCAACCAGACAGGTGGGACACACAACTTAAGTTACTTATTCTCAGTTATAATTAAGTATACTTACTTCTTACTAAGTTAATAGCTACTTACGTACAACTTAATAGTTGCTACAGTACCCTTTTCTGGCTATCAAGTTTGTTAGTGGCTCAATTCAGGGCAGTATTTTATCACCAACTCTATGTAATATATCTATTTTGATGATCTGGTAGTATCCGAATCGAAATACTTCTActactaattgaaaaattgcacTATAGTGTTCGATTTTgatgacactacagtctaaattttgaataatagttattaaaaactattaCCCACGTTTAGAGCGCTTTCgattttcaaatccatttttaacacacattaataactattattcaaaaattggactgtagtgtcgtcaaaaataCGAGTagatcaaaattgaattatcaactaGCAGTtggtcatggatagtgaaatagatgagtactatagtgaggtctatagAGTAATATAGAATCTTGGCCCACAGATATTCGTAAATTGGGAAAcacaactttaaaaatataacattgaaatattgaaatattatttgcagGATTGAGACCACAATAGGAGGCATAAAGTcccttgataattttgaaaacagagacgttatagtgaggtccacgttataatggcagtggaggaaagtaggagaacaacgttgccaattatctgccttgccactgccttctgaaGAGGATAGCTTGGTCAATTTTACCACCAACTTTGGTCAATATCTATAGTTAGTTCCTAAAggtagtggagaaaaatagaagaacaacattgccaataattatacataaatatcagatgtactggtatcagctatcctcttcaaaagacagagaattggcaacgttgttcttctatttttctagtggagaaagataggagaacagtagGGCCGATTCTgtaccttctatagaggatagctgataccgttaAGCCTATATCTGAtctgatatcaactgttcattcttgttaaaaataattaattatatttcatttgggATTCCATCCCTTCCAGTTAGGCCGCAACTCCACCTCAGCATCTTCATTTCAGTGACCTCCAGTCTGTGTTCATGGGCTTTCTTAACTGCCCAGGCCTCCGCTCCGTATGTCAACGCGGGCCGCACGACACGACTGTTTTATAGATTTTGCCCTTAAGTTTTTCATTCCTTCTATCACAAAGTATTGCAGTCATTTTCCtccaattcatcaattaatttacTAGATGTGCTATTTCGTTGGCCTGTTCTCCGTCTGCATCAAAGGTTGAGCCCAGCTAATAAGAGTATAGAAACTCTAACTTGTACTAAACATGATTATTTCAAGTATGCATTGTGATGATCTATgaattaatttctattatacattattcattatctcatttccattttcatatGATGTGTCTGATAATTCGTGAACTgtgattccattcattcatctgtgaatttattatattgtcaTCCAATTTATCTATGTTCTGTTACAGGCTCTGGAAATTGATGAAATGGAACAAATTATTTGGACAAGACACTAGAAAAATTCTACTCGGTCGGTTTTGTAATCATACCTCAAGATACTTGCGAGATCTTCGTCTGCACtgcactagcatttcaggtaaTTATCCAACTAGCCTActattttgtattcatttcagtgacaaatattcatttgtaccgtaaatgaataaatgaatatcacaACTGAAATAGAGAGCAAACCTTTGTTtaggaggaaattaaaagactcGAATAGTGCTTTTACAGTGCTACAGAACTTTTCGAATCAAGACAAGTTGAACTCATGATTGCTGTGTTcagaaataaatgtattaatacAACGTTATATGTATGCTACTTTATTGTATATGACAATTGTAAATATTGGTGACATACTCAGTTATGCAGAAATAaaggttataattattattaaatacgtcCGTTCTTTAGACCTCACCGCTCGGTGAGTGGTACCATAGATATAGATAGCATAATTAGAAGTGCCATAGTAGAGGGCgtctatgtgacgctggtagtctctcatactgtgccgttcttacaatCTCACCcgtccaaaacagtaataattgacagtagtcgacagtagaacttccgtcaggaactccaCACTAATAAAAAGCCATTCGTATATTTAATActgtatactataatattattatatgggCTGGAATATACTACCACCGTTTGTATGTGTTTCGTATGACAAAAGTGTGTGAAGGAATGTCTAAAACTTGGGAATTCCAGTCGCGAtgcaaatcattcattcattcactattataatttttaccacACTTGATTGTTTCTTTTCAGCCATTGGTGATAAGATGCTAAAACAACCATGCCATTGGCGGTATTCGAACCCACAACCAGCACAACGCAGCCATAGCAGCTGCTTTAGGCCGgattgtatttttaattatttaaaaactatttaaaCAATAGATACCAAATcctcaaaattgataataaaaccagCCTTGATTATAGTCTTGCACAGGGAACAGTCCTGTCTCCGATTCTCTTCCTAATCTACATGAATGATCTTCCCAAGttagaattaaaaaatggaGTGTCAATCGCTTTTGCCGATGACACTTGATTGTTATTCAAGGGAGCCAATTGGGAGGATACTAAGAAAGCAGCAGAATCCGGGCTCAAAATAGTGAAATCCTGGTTCTACTTCTTCCTCACCCCCTGTTTCTCTTCCCGATATTTTCAATGCATGTTAGTTAACATAACTAAGTTGCATGTTATCCCTTTATGATTTTCTTGCATTATTGTTAGTCATTGAACACTCAGCATCTGTGCTCAGGTTTTTTCAAACCTTGCAGGGACTTGGtttaatatatctatattatttatcctatttgatggaatttcatttttcattttatattgtattttagttttttataatcattgttattgtaattatgtttttgggaaaaatgaagatttgatttgatttgcagtCGTCGCCGCCGCACCACGATCACTCGGCGGCATCCACATCTAGTGGTGGTGGATCTACATGCAAGGAGCATGCGCACTACCACTGGATGTGGATGCTGGATGAGTTGGGCAACCTCGGCCGCTCCAGTACCAACTGCCCGACCAGGTGTTGCTAACCATATTCGGCTACTTGCTGTCGGTTTCAGGGCATCAGCTCTGGTAAGTAgcaaattaacaataattatctgtggttttattgaattataatgtcgCATCCACACTATCGCCCAAGTGCGTACTAATGACGACGACCGCGAGAGTGTGGATTGGTGGTTTGCCAGTGCTGGCCTTGGTTGGCCTACGCTGGGCTGGCCGACGCTGGCCGACGTTGGGCCAATATGTAGCTACAACAGCTGAAACCATACAGGCTATACCTTACTATCATTCTCTAACTTATTGACTTGGACTCTTCAGGTATTATGTGTGTAGGTGTTGTGatcgaattcccatctagctgttaaccctgttgtcaatatttgcagtagcacaagtcttcggggtgatttacagcatttaatttggattactGTTTAgtaataatcattcattatttagcatttgaataaaatgcaatttctcatgaattttcatctgtagactggctggccgctatggcttcgaataaaatgagcgctgctatccagagattgtcagtttggtgtaagcgTGAGCATACCTGACGCTGACTAGCAATtagggttcgattcccgggctggcaaataatttctaga
Coding sequences within:
- the LOC111064071 gene encoding uncharacterized protein LOC111064071 isoform X1; the protein is MKWNKLFGQDTRKILLSRFVIIPQETCEIFVCTALAFQGLLEANDIHNNGIAGFGRQPDSDSGALRDPPRTDGWLVRARPVHRQPHPFPQQPHRNEIYNGHQGGVFILGEGRGLIEHNNIYGLRPQ
- the LOC111064071 gene encoding uncharacterized protein LOC111064071 isoform X2 — encoded protein: MKWNKLFGQDTRKILLSRFVIIPQETCEIFVCTALAFQGLLEANDIHNNGIAGFGRQPDSDSGALRDPPRTDGWLVRARPVHRQPHPFPQQPHRNEIYNGHQGGVFILGEGRGLIEHNNIYGSEN